From the genome of Pseudarthrobacter sp. NIBRBAC000502772:
CTCGGTTCTAATCTGGCATTCTGGTACATGGGTCACATCATCTTCCTGCTCCCTATTTTTGGCGATGGCAGGGCTGTCCTCTTGTCCCTTACTAAGATGCGGGCCGTGCTGTAGCTTGCAAACGGCCTGACCGTTCTTGCTATGCCGGGCAATGGCGCGAGGCAAACGGGGGTCTTCCCCGGCCCGCGCCAAGCCATCCTTCGTCTCAGCAGCACCTGCACCAGGTAGACGTAGAGGCAATTGCCGCATAGATCCACGAGCCCTGTTGGCGGTCCGTCAGGATCAACACCGCAAGGATGAGCACCTATGCCCACCACAGAAGGTTTAGCGGCTCATAGTGGCCGCATGCGTCGTCTCGCGTGACATCCCAACCAAGTCACCCACGGTGAGGTCGGCGACCGTCTTCCAGCCGATAGGTGTGGCAACGCGGTGCGTAAGCGTCAGCGCCGGCCCTCCGGGAACCGCGGCCACCCTTCGGCCGCGGGCTGATTCAGTCGACCTGCACAGACCATCTGGTCATTCCGTTCGGGTCCGGACCCCTTCCGTGGACTCAGGGACGCCCCGGTTGTCGAGGGTTTGCCGTCGATGCCGACCTTGAAGGCATCCGCAGTGGTGTCGACGGCCCGGCTGGCGGCTGCCCGGACCAGCGGCAGGTAGTGGGATGCAGCGTCTGCCGTCGACTGCTCACCGCGCTTGGTGTGGGCCACTGCAACCATGTTGCGGTTGTAGGCCCGGTCCAGACGGCTGAGGGTTCTAGCTGGTGGCAGCCGACCTGGGCGCTTTAGGCGATCTAAAGGCCTTAATTCGACGGACGGTACGATCCGCGGCACACCAAGACGATGCGGCCGTAGAGGGCCACCGAGGGGCTACCGTGGCCACGACAGCCCAGCCCCCTTCCGGGAGCAGCCATCTACAGCCACCCCTCGGAGAATCTGAGAGACGCCTCTATTACGTGAGTCGTCATTCAAGACAGAAAAGCCCCCGGAATCTCGGGGATTCCGGGGGCTTAGCCTGTAGCGGTGGGGAGGCTCGATCTCCCGACCTCACGATTATGAGTCGTGCGCTCTAACCAACTGAGCTACACCGCCACGAATGAGAAAAACCTGCGCCAAGCCGGTCAAAAACCGCCTTGACACAGGCCCTCATCCAGAGCCCCCCACCGGAATCGATCCGGTGACCTCGTTCTTACCAAGAACGCGCTCTACCACTGAGCTAGGGGGGCAACGAGTAAATACTCTACCGGAAGATTTGGCCACCAACAAATCGGCTCCAGAACGACGCCCGCGGCGCCAAAAGTGCCGGAAATCCGGGCGTTCGGCGCCCTCCGGACGGCCCTTGAACCGGCCCGGAGACGGATCCCTGAGGGGATGTGACCAAGCCAACTTAAGCAGCAACCTTAAAGCAGAACGGGCCGGCAAGAAGCCGGCCCGTTCCCAGTTCACTTTAGGAAGCTGTGGTTACCACTTGTTGCGGGGCTTGAAGCCGCCTTCGGTGCGCGGCTTGCGTGCAGCGTCGGTGCCCACGCTGCGCTCGTTGCGGTCGCTGAAGGAGCGGCCGCCGCGGTCAGCGGAGCTACGCTCGCCGTCGGTCTTGCGGAATTCCTTCTTGAACCCGCCGTTGCCCTTGAAGTTGCCGCCACGGTCGCCGCCCCCGGCGCCGCCGCCGGAGTAACCACCACGGTCGCCACCGCCACGGTTGCCCTGGTAACCGCCGCGGTCGCCGCCGCCACGGTTGCCCTGGTAGCCGCCACGCTCGCCGTCGCCGGAGGGCTTGCGGCCGTTGTCCAGCTCGAGGTGGATCAGCTCGCCGCCGATCCGGGTGCGGGACAGCGCCTTCAGCTGGTCGGCGCTAAGGTCCGCCGGGAGCTCCACGAGGGAGTGGTCGGCGCGGATGTCGATCCCGCCGATGTTGGCCGAGGAGATGCCGCCTTCGTTGGCAATGGCGCCCACGATGGAGCCCGGCATAACGCGCTGGCGGCGTCCGACGGCGATCCGGTAGGTGGCATTGCCTTCGGTGAGCGTACGGGTCGGGCCACGTGAGCCGAAGCCGTCCTTGGAGCGCTCGCGCTTCTGGAAATCGGGAGCTGCAGCCAGTTCCTTGACGAGCAGAGGCTGACCGCCCTGGGCCATCACGGCCAGCGCAGCAGCGATCTCCGAGGCCGGCACGTTGTGCTCTTCCTCGTAGGAGGAGATGAGGTCGCGGAACGCGGCAACGTCCTCGGACTCGAGGGTTTCCGTGATGCGCTCGGCGAACTTGCCCAGGCGCAGCGTGTTGACGGTCTCGGCCGTGGGCAGGTGCATCTGCTCCACCGGCTGGCGGGTGGCCTTTTCGATGGAACGCAGCAGGTACTTCTCCCGCGGCGTCATGAACAGGATGGCGTCGCCGGAACGGCCTGCACGGCCGGTGCGGCCGATGCGGTGGACGTAGGACTCGGTGTCGTGCGGGATGTCGTAGTTGACCACGTGGCTGATGCGCTCAACGTCAAGGCCGCGGGCAGCGACGTCGGTGGCCACCAGGATATCGATGCGGCCTTCCTTCAGCGCCTCGACAGTGCGTTCGCGCTGCTGCTGCGGGATGTCGCCGTTGATGGCGGCAGCCTGGAAGCCGCGGGACTTCAGCTTGTCAGCCAGGTCCTCGGTAGCCATCTTGGTGCGCACGAAGGCGATAACGCCGTCGAACTCTTCAACCTCGAGGATGCGGGTCAGGGCGTCGAGCTTGTGCGGGCCCATAACCTGCAGGTACCGCTGGCGGGTGTTGGCGCCGGTGGTGGTCTTGGACTTGACCGAGATCTCGGCCGGGTTGTTCAGGTACTGCTTGGACATGCGGCGGATCTGGCTCGGCATGGTGGCCGAGAACAGTGCAACCTGGCGGTCCGACGGGGTCTGCTGGAAGATCTGCTCCACGTCTTCGGCGAAGCCCATGCGCAGCATTTCGTCGGCCTCGTCCAGCACCAGGTACTGGAGCTCGGACAGGTCCAGGGAACCCTTGGAGATGTGGTCGATCACACGGCCGGGAGTACCGACAACAACCTGAGCACCGCGGCGCAGGCCGGCGAGCTGGGGGCCGTAGGCGGAGCCGCCGTAGACGGGGAGGACGGTGAAGTCATCGATGTGCTTGGCGTACGAGGTGAAGGCCTCAGCAACCTGGAGCGCGAGCTCGCGGGTCGGAGCCAGGACCAGGGCCTGGGTCTTGCGTGACGGGCCGTTGAGGTCGTGGAGCTCGGCCAGGCGGGACAGGGCCGGTACTGCGAATGCTGCAGTCTTACCGGTGCCGGTCTGGGCGAGGCCCACAACGTCGCGGCCTTCAAGCAGCAGCGGGATGGTTGCTGCCTGGATGGGGGAAGGCTTTTCGTAGCCGACATCCTGCAGGGCAGCGAGGACGCGGGCATCAATGCCGAGATCGGCGAACTTGACGCCCTCTTCTTCGGCTTCCTCAGCCTTGGCGGGTGCCTCTTCGGTCTTAGCTACGGGAGCTTCTTCAAACTTGGCAGCAGGCGCCTCGGTCTGAGCGGCAGGCGCTTCTTCGACCTTGGCGGGGGCTTCTTCAGCGGGAGCGGCGGGCGCTTCAGCTTCGGTAGCGGCGGGCTCTGCTGCGGGGGCAACGGCCTCGGTGAACTCGACAGCGACGGTTTCGGCAGTTACTGCTTCGGCGGTGATAGCTGTCTCGTCGTTGGTCTGATTTTCAGGCATAGGGAAATTTCCTCATCCATAGGGGGCCAGGCGGCACAACCCGAGGTGAGCGGAGCCGCAGTACAATGTGCCGTGGGTGCCGGGCATACATTGACCGGCCGGTCACTTAGAAGTCCGGCGCTTTCGCAATCCCGTGGCAGGACTTCCCGCTGCATCTCTTGGCTGCTATCTCAGCAGTCTGTACAGCGTTTTCTTTAGCCGGCTCTCCCTATGAAAATGCCCGCATCACATTAGCGGGCCCCAACACTTGCCAGTCCTGCCTCAAAAATTGGGCAGGAATAAGGGATTTCCGGAGTGGGGGATATTTCTAGTGTAGGGTACGGATCCGCTTTGCGGCTAATTGAACGTTCGACGGCGGCGGTGAGCTTGCGCACATGGCTCCCCTACCAGCCACTCCAACGGGCCGCTACGGGGCCAACTGCCGCTGCAGCCGCTGGAACTTTTCCTCGTATTCGGGCTGCTGCAGGCGGATCTCGCGGTCGGCATCGGCATCCCGCAATGCCTCCATGGACTCCAGGTCAGGCTCGCTGAACCACTTGCCTACGGTGATTCCGTGCTTGGGCACAAAAATGCGGTGGATGTGGTCGCCGGTCTGGATGCTGCCGGTGCGGATCACCCTTAGGTAGGCGCCCACGCGCCCTGCCTCCGTGAATCGCTTAACGAAGCGGGGCTCGTCAAAGCGCCGCTGGAAGGTTGCGCAGGGCGTTCGCGGGGAGGTCACTTCCAGCTCCACCTCCAGCCCGATCTTCCAGCGCTCCCCGATGACGGCGCCTGTGGTTTCGATGCCGGCCACCCGAAGGTTTTCGCCAAAGATGCCCGGCGGAAGGTCGCGCTGGAGCTCGCCGGCCCAGTAGTCCGCGTCGTCCTGGGAGTATGCGTAGATGGCCTGGTCCTCCCCGCCATGGTTGATCCGGTCGGCCTGGACGTCACCGTGCAGGC
Proteins encoded in this window:
- a CDS encoding DEAD/DEAH box helicase, coding for MPENQTNDETAITAEAVTAETVAVEFTEAVAPAAEPAATEAEAPAAPAEEAPAKVEEAPAAQTEAPAAKFEEAPVAKTEEAPAKAEEAEEEGVKFADLGIDARVLAALQDVGYEKPSPIQAATIPLLLEGRDVVGLAQTGTGKTAAFAVPALSRLAELHDLNGPSRKTQALVLAPTRELALQVAEAFTSYAKHIDDFTVLPVYGGSAYGPQLAGLRRGAQVVVGTPGRVIDHISKGSLDLSELQYLVLDEADEMLRMGFAEDVEQIFQQTPSDRQVALFSATMPSQIRRMSKQYLNNPAEISVKSKTTTGANTRQRYLQVMGPHKLDALTRILEVEEFDGVIAFVRTKMATEDLADKLKSRGFQAAAINGDIPQQQRERTVEALKEGRIDILVATDVAARGLDVERISHVVNYDIPHDTESYVHRIGRTGRAGRSGDAILFMTPREKYLLRSIEKATRQPVEQMHLPTAETVNTLRLGKFAERITETLESEDVAAFRDLISSYEEEHNVPASEIAAALAVMAQGGQPLLVKELAAAPDFQKRERSKDGFGSRGPTRTLTEGNATYRIAVGRRQRVMPGSIVGAIANEGGISSANIGGIDIRADHSLVELPADLSADQLKALSRTRIGGELIHLELDNGRKPSGDGERGGYQGNRGGGDRGGYQGNRGGGDRGGYSGGGAGGGDRGGNFKGNGGFKKEFRKTDGERSSADRGGRSFSDRNERSVGTDAARKPRTEGGFKPRNKW
- a CDS encoding MOSC domain-containing protein, with protein sequence METASVLAVCRVHQLLADEGNVGVTAIDKRPVDGPVRVHKLGLHGDVQADRINHGGEDQAIYAYSQDDADYWAGELQRDLPPGIFGENLRVAGIETTGAVIGERWKIGLEVELEVTSPRTPCATFQRRFDEPRFVKRFTEAGRVGAYLRVIRTGSIQTGDHIHRIFVPKHGITVGKWFSEPDLESMEALRDADADREIRLQQPEYEEKFQRLQRQLAP